The Synechococcus sp. RS9916 DNA segment CAGGCTTGATGGAGTCGGGGAAGGCATTTTTGAGCAATTGACAAACAGCCTGCTCAACCGACTCTGCTCGATTGGCGAACAGGTTCTGTGGGAGAAATTCAACAGCGAACGCTCGCCAGGCGTCATGCTTCTTGCCCATCTAGGGAGCAATGGCGATGGCTCGGGCCCACCGGTACGCGAAGGCTACGAGCAGTTCATTCGCAATCATCGCCAGGATGGCCTGACACAACTGCTTGGGGAATTTCCGGAACTCGGCCGACTGATTGGCACGATCGTGCTGCTATGGCTGGAAGGAAGCCAGGAAATGCTGGAACGGATCGACCAAGACCGGCAGACCCTGGAAACCCTTTTCGGCATCCCCAAAAACGCTCCTCTACAAACAATCCACCAGGGCCTCAGCGATCCCCACCGAGGGGGTCGAGCAGTGGCCATCCTCGGTTTTGCAGGACCTGGGGAAGAACAATACAAACTTGTCTACAAACCCAAAGACATGGCAGTCGATGCTGCCTATCAGGACTTACTAAAAGACATCAATCGAAGCAGCTCAGACAAGCCCCTTAAGATACTCAAGATCCACAACGGAGAAGGCTATGGATACATGGAATATGTCAGCCACAAACCAGCACGCGACGACAAAGAATTAGGTTTCTTTTACAAAAATGCTGGACGCCTAACGGCCGTACTACACCTCTTAGGCTGCACAGATTGCCACCACGAGAACCTGATCGCATGCGGAGATCAACTCCTACTCATCGACACAGAAACTCTCCTCGAAGCAGAGTTACCCAACCATATCAACAATGACACCTCAGAGGCGCCGGAGCTATCAGCGCTCCAGAAGAGATGTCAACGCTCAATCCTGAGGTCGGGACTCATGCCTCAATGGATGTTTCTAGGGTCCGAAAAAATTGCAATTGACATCAGCGCTCTTGGCATCAGCCCACCCAAACAGGAGACGCAGAAAACCTCGGGATGGCTTGGACTGAATAGCGATGGGATGATGCCGGGAGTCATCGAAAGGAATGCAGACCTACCAACGAGCCTTCCAATTGGCATTGGCTCACCCAACCCGTTCAGCCTCCATTTAGACACATTCTGCGAAGGCTTCAGGGAACAAAATCAAACACTGATCGAACAGAAGGATCAGTGGCTCAAGGAGGGTACATTTCTAAATCGATTCAAAGGGCTGAGGCGAAGAATTGTCTTGAGGGCCACCCGAGTTTATTTTGCAATTCAACGACAGCAACTGGAACCGGCGGCGTTACGATCACCGCTCATTCAAGCGATCAAGCTCGAACAGTTAAGCAGAAGCTTTCTACTCGCCGAACAGAAACCTCTGCACTGGCCAGTTTTCGCAGCAGAACTGGAGCAAATGCAGCAGCTTGACATCCCCTTCTTCACTCACCAAATCGATAGCGACGCACTCGACCTCAATCAGGCACAGACCCAGCTTCCGGGATACATCGAAACAAGCGGACTAAGCGCCGCCAAAGAGCGCTTAGAACAGCTGGACACAAGCGAAGTCGAATTCCAGATCAAACTGATTCGCGGTACTTGCAATGCCCAAAAAATTCGTCGTGGAGCAAGCGTGGAGACCAGCGTCCACAGCGCGCAAGAGAACCAATACACAACCCAAACCAAAAGCGCTGCTGACCACCAAGTAGCAGCAACAAACGTGATGAACTGCCTCGCTGATTTAGCCATCGAGGACAACAGTGGACAGATGGAGTGGCTCGGGATGGATCTAGGTGCTGATGGTGAGTCATTCTCATTCGGCCCAGTCGGATTTTCCCTTTATGGGGGATCGAGTGGTGTCGCCATTCTTGATCACACA contains these protein-coding regions:
- a CDS encoding type 2 lanthipeptide synthetase LanM family protein — its product is MRENWKQQWLDIVAPDEPHKLSRRLDWDELTEEEFREHLSTSPTKANRFEGHWQNCLNECRLAIQKAWEQPLLPISPDNQQRPFEDLWRPICNEAREILKKRLSRLDGVGEGIFEQLTNSLLNRLCSIGEQVLWEKFNSERSPGVMLLAHLGSNGDGSGPPVREGYEQFIRNHRQDGLTQLLGEFPELGRLIGTIVLLWLEGSQEMLERIDQDRQTLETLFGIPKNAPLQTIHQGLSDPHRGGRAVAILGFAGPGEEQYKLVYKPKDMAVDAAYQDLLKDINRSSSDKPLKILKIHNGEGYGYMEYVSHKPARDDKELGFFYKNAGRLTAVLHLLGCTDCHHENLIACGDQLLLIDTETLLEAELPNHINNDTSEAPELSALQKRCQRSILRSGLMPQWMFLGSEKIAIDISALGISPPKQETQKTSGWLGLNSDGMMPGVIERNADLPTSLPIGIGSPNPFSLHLDTFCEGFREQNQTLIEQKDQWLKEGTFLNRFKGLRRRIVLRATRVYFAIQRQQLEPAALRSPLIQAIKLEQLSRSFLLAEQKPLHWPVFAAELEQMQQLDIPFFTHQIDSDALDLNQAQTQLPGYIETSGLSAAKERLEQLDTSEVEFQIKLIRGTCNAQKIRRGASVETSVHSAQENQYTTQTKSAADHQVAATNVMNCLADLAIEDNSGQMEWLGMDLGADGESFSFGPVGFSLYGGSSGVAILDHTLQRLNGTNSQLSAIQSGVLQSIQQLAEKASEDQRLRWWRDQSLGLSGCGGMLLTLQCLGQTSWAQSLLKSGRQRFLEADRQLDLIGGCTGLIGPLLHLKSPEALDLAIHAGKHLLEQQQEDGSWPGRAKNTPGLLGFSHGTAGHAAALAKLHQATHDNRFLEGAKAALHHERAHFDSKEENWPDFRDITQSGSFMTSWCHGAPGIGIARACLWQTELWDEQCRDEIHAAIRTTSKSIGQLRSDHLCCGKAGLAIILEMLCDGPWGVEAHVADLARERTIQIHTSLMNRTSSKMPDLICFAAKETSLVLPGFFTGLSGIGMALLRDDQSKQTTRRLLTAGLWTE